The Pyrus communis chromosome 14, drPyrComm1.1, whole genome shotgun sequence sequence acaaaatgtaataatacggagttgctctataaatagagcactccgactACTATCAATGGAGACAGAGCACAGAGAAAAAGAGAtgagggaagagaaagagaggaagaggagaggagtgaatacatagagttatctttgtactcctattattccaaattataatgaaagcatcactgttgcccgaggacgtactccagtcacattgactgtagaggaacctcgtaaattttgtgtcttgttttatttattctacTGTACACAcatcgtcgattttacaacaaagAACGAATactcataaatttttagttgacgACGAAAGTCCAAAGACCAGTCTCTCCAATCCCCTCTTAATACGACATGTCATTTTTTGTTCGTTTCTGTCTTCCAAGGAGAGGAGATATTCTTTTGGGCCATGACCCAATCTCTGACgcatctttttcttctcctctttCCATTCCACCCAAAAACCCAAACCTTTCGTTTCATTTCCTCCAAAGAGATGGCTATGTCCGGCCTTCTCTCTCCCACCACCCCTCTCACCGTCACCCTCTCTCACTCCAAACCCCTCTTCCGCCTCCACTCCCCCTTCCTCTTCTCTCTAAACCACCACCACTCCATCCTCACTAAACACACCAACAAAATCAAACCCAGAAGGCCACTCACCACAACCCAATCCAAAGGCACCGACGACTCCGTCGACGCCCCCGACCGCCTCATCTCCGCCGTCTGCTACTTCTACCCCTTCTTCGACGGCATCCAGTACGGAAAATACGTGATTACCCAGTTCACCGCCATCCAAACCCTCATCCAGCCGTTGATTCCAGCCATAAGGGTCTTCAAGAGCTTCCCCTTCAATgggtttttggtatttttaaccCTTTACTTTGGGGTGGTtagaaactcaaattttagcAGATATGTGAGGTTCAATACTATGCAAGTGATTGTGCTTGATGTGCTGTTGATTTTTCCGGATTTGTTGGAGAGGAGCTTTAACCCGAAAGACGGGTTGGGATTGGATGTGCTGATGAGCATGGATAGTACTGTGTTTCTCTTCCTTTTGGTGTGTTTGGTTTATGGGTCTGCTTCTTGCGTTTTGGGTCAGGTGCCCAGATTGCCCATTGTAGCTGAAGCTGCTGAGAGGCAAGTGCCTtagagcaattttttttttttttggtagctACTTGATTATGTTTTagccaaaagaagaaagaagttcATGTAGTAATCatttgttgttgtaattggctttatatttatatgtgttgaattatattttaatgagggtgtttacttttttgtttgttcGAGCCATATTCTAATTTATCTAATCTAAACTACAGTAAGGAGACAAAGGGTTTGTGGGGTTTGTAGCTTAGTTGGTTAAGAGCATTTACTTTGCACACGAGATCACAAGTTCGAATTTGGGTGTAGATGAGCACACTGCTCTAGTCAGATTAGCTACACCGAGGTTTGTATTAGAACTTTGTATGAATAAagaagtggtattttcttgTGGGGAAGGTAATCTGATTGAATGAAGAATGAATCATCAAGTATGAAAACTGGGATTCAGTTTG is a genomic window containing:
- the LOC137716186 gene encoding protein TIC 20-v, chloroplastic — protein: MTQSLTHLFLLLFPFHPKTQTFRFISSKEMAMSGLLSPTTPLTVTLSHSKPLFRLHSPFLFSLNHHHSILTKHTNKIKPRRPLTTTQSKGTDDSVDAPDRLISAVCYFYPFFDGIQYGKYVITQFTAIQTLIQPLIPAIRVFKSFPFNGFLVFLTLYFGVVRNSNFSRYVRFNTMQVIVLDVLLIFPDLLERSFNPKDGLGLDVLMSMDSTVFLFLLVCLVYGSASCVLGQVPRLPIVAEAAERQVP